TCGTGGCCATTTCCATGGGTCCCGAGGGAGCAAAGGACGTGCTGAGGAACGCCCTGGCACTGACGGTAGACCAGGTTGCCCTGTGCACCGATGACGCCTTCGCCGGCTCCGACACCTATTCGACGGCCTCTGTCCTTGCGGCAGCGATCAAGAAGGTCGGCGACGTGGATGTCGTCTTCACGGGCAAACAGTCAACCGACGGCAACACCGGCGTGGTCGGGGCGGAACTGGCGGCCATCCTTGGCTTCAGCCCCCTGACACAGGTTTCAAAGGTCCGTTCCATCGATGCGGCAGGAAAGAAGATCGTAGTGGAGAGGGCCGTCGAAGGCGGCACCGAAGTGGTCGAGGCAAAACTTCCGGCCGTTGTCTCCGTTATCAAGGGTATCAATGAGCCGAGGCTTCCGAACCTCATGGGCATCAGGAAGGCATCCAAGATCGACATCCCTCAGTGGAGCGCGGGTGACCTTGGCGTTGACGCCGGGAAAGTGGGAGTTGCGGGCGCCAGCACGAAAGTGGTCGAGATCGCCGTACCGCCTCCCCGCGGCGCGGGCGAGATCTTGAAGGGCGAACTCGAAGAGATCGCCAACACGATCACCGACAAGCTCATTGACTTGAAAGTTATAAAATAACTTGGAGGAGGGAGAGAACAATGGCTAACGATGTATGGGTTTACATAGAACATAAAGACGGTGCCATTGCACCGATGTCTTTCGAGCTTCTCGG
This DNA window, taken from Syntrophorhabdus sp., encodes the following:
- a CDS encoding electron transfer flavoprotein subunit beta/FixA family protein; translation: MKIAVCLKQVPDTEAEIKWDIPKGALSRDGMDSITNPFDEFALEEALLTKENYDGEIVAISMGPEGAKDVLRNALALTVDQVALCTDDAFAGSDTYSTASVLAAAIKKVGDVDVVFTGKQSTDGNTGVVGAELAAILGFSPLTQVSKVRSIDAAGKKIVVERAVEGGTEVVEAKLPAVVSVIKGINEPRLPNLMGIRKASKIDIPQWSAGDLGVDAGKVGVAGASTKVVEIAVPPPRGAGEILKGELEEIANTITDKLIDLKVIK